One window of the Gavia stellata isolate bGavSte3 chromosome 9, bGavSte3.hap2, whole genome shotgun sequence genome contains the following:
- the NKX1-2 gene encoding NK1 transcription factor-related protein 2: MPECPERGAKAAPIHHKISFSILDILDPQKFSSRREAAAGSWGSAPRSGEREKSLGRVEPGSPRGARRRRAEAGCGKPRRARTAFTYEQLVALENKFRATRYLSVCERLSLALSLSLTETQVKIWFQNRRTKWKKQHPGADGAAPAASPAAAAAGGGSPSPPGPGALPFQTFPSYAAANVLVPPAAPFPLGGGPFAPFLGPAYLGPFYAPHL, translated from the exons atGCCGGAATGCCCGGAGCGCGGGGCCAAGGCGGCCCCCATCCATCATAAAATCTCCTTCTCCATCTTAGACATCCTGGATCCCCAGAAATTCAGCAGCAGACGCGAAGCGGCCgcggggagctggggcagcgCCCCCCGCTCGGGCGAGCGGGAGAAAAGTTTGGGAAGAGTTGAA CCGGGCTCGCCGCGGGGCGCCAGGCGTCGGCGGGCCGAGGCGGGGTGCGGCAagccgcggcgggcgcggaCGGCCTTCACCTACGAGCAGCTGGTGGCCCTGGAGAACAAGTTCCGGGCCACGCGGTACCTGTCGGTCTGCGAGCGCCTCAGCCTGGCGCTCTCCCTCAGCCTCACCGAGACGCAGGTGAAGATCTGGTTCCAGAACCGACGCACCAAGTGGAAGAAGCAGCACCCGGGCGCCGACGGGGCGGCCCCCGCCGCTTCCcccgcggcagcggcggcgggcggcggcagccccagcccgccgggccccggcgcGCTGCCCTTCCAGACTTTCCCCTCCTACGCCGCCGCCAACGTCCTCGTcccgccggccgcccccttCCCGCTGGGCGGCGGCCCCTTCGCGCCCTTCCTCGGCCCCGCGTACCTCGGCCCCTTCTACGCCCCGCACCTCTGA